In Natronomonas halophila, one DNA window encodes the following:
- a CDS encoding alpha/beta fold hydrolase: protein MSSDTERIRRHTIDANGISFECLRVGDGDRLALCLHGFPDDAGSMVPIMLNLADAGYTAVAPYMRGYGPTDPAPDGDYSATALGRDAVALKTALSERFDVDDAYLVGHDWGAVAAYAADRVDPDAFERMATMAVPPGFDALLQKHPRQLLRSWYMWFFQVPDVPERALRWRDFALVEFLWGTWSPNWDYSDTRIDEVKETFRAEGTVEAALQYYRDIVGSSISSLIRGDWPSIDEVPPIRTPTLVLAGEQDGCIGPDLFEHADEIIDDCRIARVRGTGHFMQQEKPAVVSEEIVGFFEVS, encoded by the coding sequence ATGAGCTCCGACACGGAACGGATTCGACGCCATACCATCGACGCCAACGGCATCTCATTCGAGTGTCTTCGCGTGGGCGACGGCGACCGACTCGCGCTGTGTCTCCACGGCTTCCCGGACGATGCCGGGTCGATGGTGCCCATAATGTTGAACCTCGCCGACGCGGGCTATACGGCCGTCGCGCCCTACATGCGCGGCTACGGCCCCACCGACCCCGCGCCTGACGGCGACTACTCGGCGACCGCGCTCGGACGGGACGCCGTCGCGCTCAAGACCGCGCTCTCTGAGCGGTTCGACGTCGATGACGCGTATCTCGTCGGCCACGACTGGGGCGCGGTCGCCGCCTACGCCGCCGACCGCGTCGACCCCGATGCGTTCGAGCGGATGGCGACGATGGCCGTCCCGCCCGGTTTCGACGCCCTCCTGCAGAAACACCCCAGACAGCTCCTGCGCAGCTGGTACATGTGGTTCTTCCAGGTGCCCGACGTCCCCGAGCGGGCGCTCCGCTGGCGGGACTTCGCGCTCGTCGAGTTCCTCTGGGGAACCTGGAGTCCGAACTGGGACTACTCCGACACCCGTATCGACGAGGTCAAAGAGACCTTCCGCGCGGAGGGCACTGTTGAGGCCGCCCTCCAGTACTACCGGGATATCGTTGGGTCGTCCATCTCCTCGCTCATCCGCGGAGACTGGCCTTCCATCGACGAGGTACCGCCGATTCGAACGCCGACGCTCGTCCTCGCGGGCGAACAGGACGGCTGTATCGGCCCCGACCTCTTCGAGCACGCCGACGAAATCATCGACGATTGTCGCATTGCGCGCGTGCGCGGTACAGGTCACTTTATGCAGCAAGAAAAACCGGCGGTGGTGAGCGAAGAGATCGTCGGCTTCTTCGAGGTTTCGTAA
- a CDS encoding MTH1187 family thiamine-binding protein: protein MAVVALLSVAPVIEDSMAREVAKAVEALDDYDVAYETNPMGTVIEADDIDTLLAAVGAAHKAVDGDRVSTFLKIDDKRTRDQRAREKVEAVEQELGRPARSED, encoded by the coding sequence ATGGCTGTCGTTGCACTACTCAGCGTCGCACCGGTCATCGAAGACAGTATGGCACGCGAGGTCGCCAAGGCCGTCGAAGCACTCGATGACTACGACGTTGCCTACGAGACGAACCCGATGGGGACGGTCATCGAGGCCGACGACATCGACACCCTGCTTGCGGCGGTCGGCGCGGCCCACAAAGCCGTCGACGGCGACCGCGTCAGCACGTTCCTGAAAATCGACGACAAGCGGACCCGCGACCAGCGCGCGCGTGAAAAAGTAGAGGCCGTCGAGCAGGAACTCGGGCGGCCCGCTCGCAGCGAGGACTGA
- a CDS encoding DUF2150 family protein produces the protein MSNPPSEYYTEERWNNWLDRLREEEIDPEDEESARLLLNLQDDAAIAIAKIVTDYEDGELDEEAAVEELARIRDIVLSEVDFDDEEKLMLVDGVQTSLVCVFYAAEEYIAGGPTEEGTVVDYIRAAADAEAEDDADTALAYCAQAGTLLFAGEELDMDVAEEIEYGLVAEWVNGLDSLATALADPEVIDEDE, from the coding sequence ATGAGCAATCCCCCCAGCGAGTATTACACTGAAGAACGGTGGAACAACTGGCTCGACCGGCTTCGAGAAGAAGAAATCGACCCCGAGGACGAGGAGTCGGCGCGCCTGCTTTTGAACCTGCAGGACGACGCGGCCATCGCCATCGCGAAAATCGTCACCGACTACGAGGACGGCGAACTCGACGAGGAGGCCGCCGTCGAGGAACTCGCCCGCATTCGAGATATCGTTCTCTCGGAAGTCGACTTCGACGACGAGGAGAAACTCATGCTGGTCGACGGCGTTCAGACTTCGCTGGTCTGTGTCTTCTACGCCGCCGAGGAGTACATCGCTGGGGGACCCACCGAGGAAGGCACCGTCGTGGACTACATCCGCGCCGCGGCCGACGCCGAAGCCGAAGACGACGCCGACACTGCCCTCGCCTACTGCGCACAGGCTGGGACGCTCCTGTTCGCGGGCGAGGAACTCGACATGGACGTCGCCGAGGAAATCGAATACGGCCTCGTCGCCGAGTGGGTCAACGGTCT